One region of Wyeomyia smithii strain HCP4-BCI-WySm-NY-G18 chromosome 3, ASM2978416v1, whole genome shotgun sequence genomic DNA includes:
- the LOC129728383 gene encoding uncharacterized protein LOC129728383, with product MGMFRLQKYLLWFLSLTGVMLFPNLLTTEQVLRHRWYYFGYVIVVQSVFISIGLTMLFIPFIMQFPVDLDKTSTFVLIVGYCHWHIILASMAMHSVLNMKKLKSFYDILQNIEDQSEPYLPRTLFGINLAMTVSIVLRFGALFWVDSFPVLSLINWTNDAIQFAVFDLYNFHVICLVWSIRKHCNHLNSRLGDVLKFGSYQQIIDALRATDSIYALLQAFNSYYGTFMLKMCMTVFVRSCLAFYFMFLASRDWAFVIAVSVTLFMYTWWHCAVVCGMFSICRSTTTVINETVLSLRFFQECNIVDSKITYQMNRFMLKTLHKQAAFRVSGCIDVNGKTIHLIFGSVITFLIILIQFKNLDD from the exons ATGGGGATGTTCAGGTTGCAAAAGTATTTACTGTGGTTTTTGAGTCTAACTGGCGTCATGCTGTTTCCAAACCTACTAACCACGGAACAAGTGCTCAGACACAGATGGTACTATTTCGGCTACGTAATTGTAGTGCAATCCGTTTTCATTTCGATCGGCTTGACGATGCTCTTTATCCCATTCATAATGCAGTTCCCTGTTGACCTTGACAAAACATCTACATTCGTGTTGATTGTCGGCTATTGCCATTGGCACATCATTCTGGCGTCAATGGCAATGCATAGCGTGCTGAACATGAAGAAGTTAAAAAGTTTTTACGATATTTTGCAAAATATTGAAGACCAAAGTGAACCATACCTGCCCCGTACTTTATTTGGTATCAATTTAGCGATGACAGTATCGATAGTTTTGAGATTTGGTGCACTTTTTTGGGTTGATTCGTTTCCTGTTTTAAGTTTAATAAACTGGACCAATGACGCCATCCAGTTCGCGGTGTTTGATCTGTACAATTTTCACGTAATTTGTCTTGTTTGGAGTATAAGAAAACACTGCAATCATCTAAATAGCCGATTAGGTGATGTTCTGAAATTTGGCAGTTATCAGCAGATTATCGATGCACTGAGAGCAACTGACTCTATTTATGCGCTGCTGCAGGCGTTCAATAGCTACTATGGAACGTTTATGTTGAAGATGTGTATGACCGTTTTCGTCAGAAGCTGCTTGGCTTTCTATTTCATGTTTCTGGCATCCAGAGACTGGGCCTTCGTGATCGCAGTTTCGGTAACCTTGTTCATGTACACCTGGTGGCACTGCGCTGTTGTATGCGGCATGTTTAGCATTTGCAGAAGTACAACAACGGTG ATTAATGAAACCGTATTGAGCTTGCGCTTTTTCCAAGAGTGTAATATTGTGGATAGCAAAATTACTTATCAAATGAATCGTTTTATGCTGAAAACTCTTCATAAACAGGCGGCATTTCGTGTCAGCGGATGTATCGATGTAAATGGGAAAACTATACATCTG ATTTTTGGATCTGTAATAACCTTTTTGATTATCCTAATCCAATTCAAAAATCTCGATGACTAG
- the LOC129729898 gene encoding transcription factor E2F5, with protein MEMQTSSAGGSKKRQSQQQAEDELDPGTKRLEKSLSIMTVNVVNLLKKAPKGILNLSEATKILEVRQKRRIYDVTNVLEGVGLIEKFGKNSVKWRGDSIAPDPRDVARRTRVLKHERSALQGYEEMIDRELAIIRQSTDNANTDDATASFAYVTSEDLTNVFGDGVTSLLVPQSSRLEPPAAMKMKRSAKTLDIISPGGLPLDVRLHREPHGKCFTRPIRRANMFRTQNRGSPKLTEKVVRDRKSAINRERDTTSKQTAKQTDTGEHERLLRDQSVELLSGRDLTNFSRFLPKNLAGSAQDDRDSPFFSLEPLEEHNYPFVLTSKEGVLDLFDINVPSTADLDIEHDSISRNLQNTNPTPDADQINLT; from the exons ATGGAGATGCAAACTTCGTCGGCGGGCGGCAGCAAAAAGCGCCAGTCGCAACAGCAGGCGGAAGACGAGCTCGATCCGGGTACCAAGCGATTGGAAAAATCGCTATCCATTATGACGGTGAATGTtgtcaacttgttgaagaaggCCCCCAAAGGGATTTTGAATCTAAGCGAG GCCACCAAAATCTTGGAGGTTCGCCAAAAGCGACGGATTTACGACGTGACCAATGTGCTCGAGGGAGTTGGCCTGATCGAGAAATTCGGCAAAAACAGTGTTAAGTGGCG TGGTGACTCGATTGCACCGGACCCCCGCGATGTGGCTCGACGCACGAGGGTCCTAAAGCACGAACGGAGCGCACTGCAGGGTTATGAGGAGATGATCGACCGTGAACTAGCAATCATACGCCAAAGCACCGATAATGCCAACACCGACGATGCCACCGCTTCCTTCGCATATGTTACCAGTGAGGATCTGACAAATGTGTTTGGTGATGGTGTAACCAGTCTGCTGGTTCCTCAGTCCAGTCGTCTTGAACCGCCTGCAGCAATGAAGATGAAAAGGAGTGCTAAGACTCTCGACATTATCTCCCCTGGAGGACTTCCGCTGGATGTTAGACTGCATCGTGAACCACATGGGAAGTGCTTCACCAGACCaatacgaagagcaaacatgtTCCGGACACAGAACCGAGGCTCTCCAAAACTGACCGAGAAAGTGGtacgggacagaaaaagtgcaATCAACCGAGAGAGGGATACTACCTCTAAGCAAACAGCAAAACAGACCGATACGGGCGAACACGAACGATTGCTTCGGGATCAAAGTGTTGAACTGTTGTCCGGACGCGATCTCACCAATTTCAGTCGCTTTCTACCCAAAAACTTGGCTGGTTCAGCGCAAGACGACCGTGATAGCCCGTTTTTCTCTCTAGAACCGCTTGAAGAGCATAACTATCCCTTTGTGCTCACTTCCAAAGAGGGTGTACTGGACCTGTTTGACATTAACGTTCCATCCACTGCTGATTTAGACATTGAACATGATTCTATTAGTCGAAATCTGCAAAATACTAACCCAACGCCGGACGCTGATCAAATCAACCTGACGTGA